Proteins found in one Methanothermobacter thermautotrophicus genomic segment:
- a CDS encoding sugar phosphate isomerase/epimerase — translation MRLGFSTLALFMEPLENILQKAEEDGFELIELLCEGPYWPRRLLQGNDSLEVFESFDLEVLIHAPTIDLNPASMNPGIREETGRQMVETLDLASEIGATTVTTHPGVVHRREERIRNAALHFAVETLGECVEYAEDLSIKFSVENMPGRFSYLCNNPAEHERFVEECGSYATVDIGHANTTGRLRDFLEIKRTAHYHLSDNNGERDQHLPLGEGTVDIKLLESIDRGVIELNNYEGVIRSRRILEGAGIWGGRYEKE, via the coding sequence ATGAGACTTGGTTTTTCAACCCTGGCGCTCTTCATGGAGCCACTGGAAAACATACTTCAGAAAGCTGAAGAAGATGGTTTTGAACTTATAGAACTCCTCTGTGAGGGACCCTACTGGCCAAGAAGGCTGCTTCAGGGTAATGATTCCCTCGAAGTCTTTGAATCATTTGACCTTGAGGTCCTTATCCATGCACCCACCATAGACCTCAACCCCGCCAGCATGAACCCTGGTATAAGGGAGGAGACAGGGAGGCAGATGGTGGAGACCCTTGACCTGGCATCTGAGATAGGTGCAACAACAGTCACAACCCACCCTGGAGTGGTTCACCGGAGGGAGGAGCGGATAAGGAATGCGGCACTCCATTTTGCAGTTGAAACATTGGGGGAATGTGTTGAATACGCAGAGGATCTGTCCATAAAATTTTCAGTCGAAAACATGCCAGGTAGATTCTCTTACCTCTGCAATAACCCGGCAGAACATGAAAGATTTGTTGAGGAATGCGGCTCATATGCAACGGTTGACATAGGACATGCCAACACTACAGGGCGCCTCCGGGATTTCCTTGAGATCAAGAGGACAGCGCACTACCACCTAAGTGACAATAATGGGGAGAGGGACCAGCACCTCCCCCTTGGAGAGGGTACAGTTGACATTAAACTACTGGAATCCATAGATAGGGGCGTCATAGAGCTGAACAACTATGAGGGTGTAATCAGGAGCCGAAGAATCCTTGAGGGGGCTGGAATTTGGGGCGGGCGTTATGAGAAAGAATAG
- a CDS encoding ABC transporter permease, whose amino-acid sequence MEMKKVMWMLKKDLIVLWRHKPRLISIILFPILMITLFGYGMGGTLENIPVVIVEQSSGPVTDQTVDAMRNMSLYDIKDILKDPEIAREMVDTGEVKAAIILPPNYDNLTSSEPTVVMYLDSSDQLASQALVPATEALFSKLSGQLAVERMQGASMKPQNSTPASGFQGMVSTINFQIDRIYGDIKYMDFLVPAILAMTIMFSCMFGMGQSIAGERERGELARLFMTPTSVSTVVGGKIISKLVIESGRALLLLFIAILLFGIKINGSMLLTIMLLILTALCFVGFGIMISARVGTQEDYMQMVMPFAMPMMFVSGVFYPIETMPWIFQKIAYIVPLTYANNALRAVMLKGAGVGDIMVNLLVLGGFTLLFFAMGVTRFNRDI is encoded by the coding sequence ATGGAAATGAAAAAGGTAATGTGGATGCTTAAGAAGGACCTGATAGTCCTCTGGAGGCACAAACCGCGCCTCATATCCATCATACTGTTCCCCATACTGATGATAACCCTCTTCGGTTATGGTATGGGGGGTACCCTTGAGAACATACCCGTGGTTATAGTGGAACAGAGCAGCGGTCCCGTGACCGACCAGACCGTTGATGCCATGAGGAACATGAGCCTCTATGATATAAAGGATATTCTGAAGGACCCCGAAATCGCCAGGGAGATGGTGGACACAGGGGAGGTCAAGGCGGCCATAATACTGCCACCCAACTACGATAACCTCACATCATCGGAGCCCACCGTGGTCATGTACCTTGACTCCTCTGACCAGCTGGCAAGCCAGGCCCTCGTGCCGGCAACAGAGGCCCTCTTCAGCAAACTGTCCGGGCAGCTTGCTGTGGAGAGGATGCAGGGCGCATCCATGAAGCCACAGAATTCAACCCCTGCTTCCGGTTTCCAGGGCATGGTCAGCACCATAAACTTCCAGATTGACAGGATCTATGGGGACATCAAGTACATGGACTTCCTTGTTCCCGCCATACTGGCTATGACCATAATGTTCTCCTGCATGTTTGGAATGGGTCAGTCCATAGCCGGTGAAAGGGAGAGGGGAGAACTTGCAAGACTCTTCATGACCCCAACAAGTGTCTCAACAGTTGTGGGGGGTAAGATAATCTCAAAGCTTGTTATAGAAAGTGGAAGGGCCCTTCTGCTGCTCTTCATTGCAATCCTCCTCTTCGGTATTAAGATAAATGGTAGCATGCTCCTGACCATCATGCTCCTGATACTGACAGCCCTCTGCTTTGTGGGCTTCGGTATAATGATATCGGCAAGGGTGGGGACCCAGGAGGACTACATGCAGATGGTCATGCCCTTCGCCATGCCCATGATGTTCGTATCAGGGGTGTTCTACCCAATTGAGACCATGCCCTGGATATTCCAGAAGATCGCCTACATAGTACCCCTAACCTATGCAAACAACGCCCTCAGGGCGGTTATGCTCAAGGGCGCCGGCGTCGGGGACATAATGGTTAACCTCCTTGTGCTTGGTGGATTCACCCTCCTGTTCTTTGCGATGGGTGTTACCCGGTTCAACAGGGACATTTAG
- a CDS encoding DsrE family protein, with protein MVDYRVVFHIDEDDESRVLLLLSNVRNLMADLESVRIEVVAYSMGVNALRRDSEYSEDIAELIGQGVMFCACSNTLRASGMDVSDILEGVQVVSSGVGQIVRRQTEGWAYIRP; from the coding sequence ATGGTGGATTACCGTGTGGTCTTCCACATAGATGAGGATGATGAGTCAAGGGTTCTGCTCCTCCTCTCCAATGTCAGGAACCTAATGGCTGATCTCGAATCCGTCAGAATAGAGGTTGTGGCTTACTCCATGGGAGTTAATGCCCTTCGGAGGGATTCGGAGTACTCAGAGGATATAGCTGAACTCATTGGTCAGGGCGTCATGTTCTGCGCATGTTCAAACACCCTCAGGGCATCTGGTATGGACGTTTCTGATATTCTGGAAGGAGTCCAGGTTGTATCATCAGGCGTTGGTCAAATTGTGAGAAGACAGACAGAGGGGTGGGCCTATATAAGGCCCTGA
- a CDS encoding PQQ-binding-like beta-propeller repeat protein, protein MMRKGLIATLIILGMVLSPVSAADWPVFHGDEQHTGYAEEPSDFSAKTWYLSIGGIKSSPALFNKVAYIGSLDGRLYAVNLETGSVVWSYKTEGAIVSSPVVVNGTVFVGSWDGYLYAIDTDTGDLEWKFKTGNRIESSPAVSGDTVYIGSDDCRVYAVDRDDGSKKWEFYTGDAVKSSPLPVNGTVYVGSFNGNIYAISESNGNEIWSYTSGDAIRSSPAFWNGTVYVGSDDGNIYALSESDGSVIWKYSLGDRVYSSPSVDTEENSVFIGCDDGNITSLDTRTGALKWSFHTGAPVRSTPAIFENMIAVGSNDGTLYILNKYSGKEEWSYSPGYYLFNSPVSSSPVVYGKTVYFSTENGYMYALDSKKKEGPTSVFAYYIIAVLIVIAGAVIVVRKFAGRR, encoded by the coding sequence ATGATGAGAAAAGGTTTAATCGCGACACTCATAATCCTTGGAATGGTACTAAGTCCTGTATCAGCAGCTGACTGGCCAGTATTCCATGGAGACGAACAGCACACAGGTTATGCAGAGGAGCCAAGCGACTTCTCTGCAAAGACATGGTACCTCTCCATTGGGGGTATAAAGTCATCCCCGGCCCTATTCAACAAGGTGGCCTACATAGGATCCCTTGATGGAAGGCTATATGCAGTGAACCTTGAGACAGGTTCAGTGGTCTGGAGCTACAAGACAGAGGGCGCCATCGTCTCATCGCCGGTGGTTGTGAATGGAACCGTATTCGTGGGTTCATGGGACGGATACCTCTATGCAATAGACACAGACACCGGAGACCTTGAATGGAAATTCAAAACAGGTAACAGGATAGAATCATCACCTGCAGTGAGCGGGGACACCGTCTATATTGGATCTGATGACTGCAGGGTATACGCAGTGGACAGAGATGATGGATCCAAAAAATGGGAATTCTACACGGGGGACGCCGTTAAATCATCACCCCTCCCTGTGAACGGCACAGTCTATGTGGGTTCATTCAATGGTAATATCTACGCCATCTCAGAATCAAATGGGAATGAAATATGGAGCTACACATCAGGGGACGCCATAAGATCATCACCAGCCTTCTGGAATGGGACAGTCTATGTTGGGTCAGACGACGGGAACATCTACGCCCTCTCAGAGTCAGATGGAAGCGTTATCTGGAAGTACAGCCTCGGTGACAGGGTATATTCCTCACCATCAGTTGACACAGAGGAGAACAGCGTATTCATAGGATGCGATGACGGGAACATCACATCACTCGATACAAGGACAGGTGCCCTGAAATGGTCATTCCATACCGGTGCCCCTGTACGCTCAACACCGGCCATCTTCGAGAACATGATAGCTGTGGGATCAAATGACGGAACACTCTACATCCTCAACAAGTACAGCGGTAAGGAAGAGTGGAGTTACTCCCCTGGCTACTACCTCTTCAACTCACCTGTTAGTTCCTCCCCGGTGGTCTACGGCAAGACAGTCTACTTTTCAACCGAAAACGGATACATGTACGCCCTTGACTCCAAGAAGAAGGAGGGCCCGACATCAGTATTCGCCTACTACATCATTGCAGTGCTCATCGTGATCGCAGGGGCTGTTATTGTGGTCAGGAAGTTTGCAGGAAGAAGATGA
- a CDS encoding TMEM175 family protein → MRKNRLEALVDAIFAIAMTILVLGIDTPTGTISASKMDAYIMGLASDLYS, encoded by the coding sequence ATGAGAAAGAATAGATTGGAGGCTCTGGTTGATGCCATATTCGCTATCGCCATGACAATACTTGTTCTGGGTATAGATACTCCCACGGGCACAATCAGTGCTTCGAAAATGGACGCCTACATCATGGGTCTTGCGTCTGATTTGTACAGCTAG
- a CDS encoding PadR family transcriptional regulator, which produces MCAEEGSPRPDEGEFDEKIIKSFMRGFGKTMILWMISKEKIHGYEIMRRLERFYSFKGMHCKNMKPPGPSVIYPVLHDLERKGLIEGEWEMHGEKRVKYYHITPLGEKTIDRIRHIMRDHVSKIWEDFWNDMFPPEKEDER; this is translated from the coding sequence ATGTGCGCAGAAGAAGGTTCCCCTCGCCCTGATGAGGGTGAGTTCGATGAAAAGATAATAAAAAGCTTCATGAGGGGATTCGGCAAGACAATGATTCTCTGGATGATAAGCAAGGAAAAAATACACGGCTACGAGATAATGCGACGCCTTGAAAGGTTCTACTCATTCAAGGGCATGCACTGCAAGAACATGAAACCACCAGGACCCAGCGTCATCTACCCGGTACTCCATGACCTCGAAAGAAAGGGACTGATAGAGGGGGAATGGGAGATGCACGGTGAGAAAAGAGTCAAATACTACCATATAACCCCCCTCGGTGAGAAGACAATAGACAGGATCCGGCATATAATGAGAGACCATGTCTCAAAGATATGGGAAGACTTCTGGAATGATATGTTCCCCCCTGAAAAGGAGGATGAAAGATGA
- a CDS encoding bifunctional UDP-sugar hydrolase/5'-nucleotidase, which produces MADLSIIQVNDTHGYIKSHPELFWEGREIVYENLGGYQHIAGLVDKIRQERPTLLLDCGDTIHGTYHAVKSRGAAMIPLLNEMGFDAMTAHWEFAYGPERFIELSKKLDYPMLAINCYREGSDRLVFQPYEILDVGEVQVGVIGIASNIVDKVMPPSFSEGLEFTLGLEELPGWIDVLRNDERVDLIVVISHLGFPQEVQLASDVGGIDVLLSAHTHNRLERPHMVGDTIIIQSGCHGSFIGRLDLEVRDGVRGFSHELMKVRGPSDPEVEEMVLRITDTDSDYLEMVVGSTRTHLNRYTILESTMDNLLLKAIMDTGDFDLAFSNGWRYGAPVPPGDIRMEDIWNIIPVNPPLSQVRLKGRDLWKMMEENIELVFSRNPYNQMGGYLKRCLGLEMYFKIENPPGSRIQKIFVNGRPLDPSGTYSAVYVTSQGVPSRYGEDHEETDLRAIEVLEEYIAINSPVDAGLEGRITPV; this is translated from the coding sequence ATGGCTGATTTGAGCATAATCCAGGTGAACGACACCCACGGATACATTAAAAGCCATCCTGAACTTTTCTGGGAGGGCCGCGAAATCGTATATGAGAACCTTGGTGGTTACCAGCACATAGCCGGACTTGTTGATAAAATACGCCAGGAGAGGCCCACACTACTCCTTGACTGCGGGGACACAATACACGGCACATACCATGCCGTCAAGAGTCGGGGCGCTGCAATGATCCCGCTGCTGAATGAGATGGGATTTGACGCCATGACAGCCCACTGGGAGTTCGCCTATGGCCCTGAAAGGTTCATTGAACTCTCAAAGAAGTTAGACTACCCCATGCTTGCCATAAACTGCTACCGTGAGGGTAGCGACAGGCTGGTATTCCAGCCCTATGAAATCCTTGATGTTGGGGAAGTGCAGGTGGGTGTCATAGGGATAGCATCAAACATAGTCGATAAGGTCATGCCCCCCAGCTTCAGCGAGGGCCTTGAATTCACCCTTGGCCTGGAGGAGCTCCCAGGATGGATCGATGTCCTCAGAAATGATGAGAGGGTGGATCTCATCGTTGTGATATCACACCTTGGCTTTCCACAGGAGGTGCAGCTGGCATCTGACGTAGGGGGCATCGATGTGCTGCTGAGCGCACACACCCACAACAGACTTGAGAGGCCACACATGGTTGGAGATACCATAATCATACAGTCTGGCTGTCATGGCTCCTTCATCGGGCGCCTTGACCTTGAGGTGCGTGATGGTGTCAGGGGATTCAGCCATGAACTCATGAAGGTTAGGGGCCCCTCAGATCCTGAGGTTGAGGAGATGGTGCTCAGGATAACTGATACCGACAGTGACTACCTTGAAATGGTGGTGGGCTCCACCCGGACCCACCTTAACAGATACACCATACTGGAGTCAACCATGGATAACCTCCTCCTGAAGGCCATAATGGATACAGGGGACTTTGACCTTGCATTCTCCAATGGGTGGCGTTACGGTGCCCCTGTACCTCCAGGAGATATAAGAATGGAGGATATATGGAATATTATACCTGTGAATCCTCCTTTATCTCAGGTGCGGTTAAAAGGCAGGGACTTATGGAAGATGATGGAGGAGAACATTGAACTCGTATTCTCAAGGAACCCCTACAATCAGATGGGAGGCTACCTCAAGAGGTGCCTTGGGCTTGAAATGTACTTCAAGATCGAGAACCCCCCCGGTTCAAGGATACAGAAGATATTTGTAAATGGCAGGCCCCTTGACCCCTCAGGGACCTACAGTGCTGTCTACGTCACATCCCAGGGGGTTCCATCCAGGTACGGTGAGGACCATGAGGAGACCGACCTGAGGGCCATTGAGGTGCTTGAAGAATACATCGCGATAAACAGCCCGGTGGACGCCGGCCTGGAGGGGAGGATAACACCCGTCTAG
- a CDS encoding ATP-binding cassette domain-containing protein — MKYAIETFDLTKVYGDFRAVDSLNMKIEKNSIFGFLGPNGAGKTTTIKMLTCLIPPTSGTAKVAGYDILKNPDEVRQQIGMVPQKVSLYEDLTARENVEMCADFYGMPEDLKESRIEELMELVDIKYAADKPVGQMSGGQQQKVSLVASLIHQPDILFLDEPTIGLDPTTKRVLWDLIDELNSSGHTIILCSHDMYEVELLCDYVGIINQGVLAAFDTPQGLKDTVIKEEESLRAKEIGGILDRIDEETPESEKRAIREIRKSGRVCAGKEISMLIVNLTDDLISELESLPVTLDVKKHHTGRIILELDETCETAVNDVLAAVIRNNARITSISTKDPSLEDVFMKVTGR; from the coding sequence ATGAAATATGCAATAGAAACCTTTGACCTCACAAAGGTCTACGGGGACTTCAGGGCAGTGGACAGCCTTAACATGAAGATAGAGAAGAACTCCATCTTCGGTTTCCTGGGGCCCAACGGAGCCGGGAAAACAACAACCATTAAGATGCTCACCTGTCTCATACCCCCAACCTCAGGAACAGCAAAGGTTGCAGGTTACGATATACTCAAGAACCCCGATGAGGTGAGACAGCAGATAGGTATGGTTCCCCAGAAGGTGAGCCTCTACGAGGACCTCACCGCAAGGGAAAACGTGGAAATGTGCGCAGACTTCTATGGTATGCCCGAGGACCTGAAGGAATCAAGGATAGAAGAGCTCATGGAACTCGTGGACATAAAATACGCTGCAGACAAGCCAGTCGGGCAGATGTCAGGTGGACAGCAGCAGAAGGTGTCACTGGTGGCAAGCCTGATACACCAGCCAGACATCCTCTTCCTGGACGAACCTACAATCGGGCTGGACCCAACAACCAAAAGGGTGCTCTGGGACCTAATAGATGAACTAAACAGCAGCGGCCACACCATAATACTCTGCTCCCATGACATGTACGAGGTGGAGCTCCTCTGTGACTACGTGGGGATAATAAATCAGGGCGTTCTTGCCGCCTTCGACACGCCACAGGGGCTCAAGGACACTGTGATAAAGGAGGAGGAATCCCTCAGAGCAAAGGAGATTGGTGGTATACTCGACAGGATCGACGAGGAGACACCTGAATCAGAGAAAAGGGCCATCAGGGAAATAAGAAAATCCGGGAGGGTGTGTGCCGGTAAGGAGATAAGCATGCTCATTGTGAACCTCACAGATGATCTAATATCTGAACTGGAATCCCTACCAGTCACACTGGACGTTAAGAAGCACCACACCGGAAGGATAATCCTTGAACTCGATGAAACATGTGAAACTGCCGTTAATGATGTTCTGGCGGCTGTTATAAGGAACAACGCCAGGATAACCTCAATTTCAACAAAGGACCCCTCACTCGAGGACGTCTTCATGAAGGTTACAGGGAGGTAA